One Alphaproteobacteria bacterium DNA segment encodes these proteins:
- a CDS encoding UMP kinase — protein sequence MPTSKPLYKRVLIKISGESLLGKQQYGIDSDKIEAISKEVKKVLDMGVEVGLVVGAGNIFRGVSSAAKGIDRAHADYMGMLATVMNALALQSALEHLNIQTHVMSAIPMDQICEPYVRRKAMHHIGHGSVVIFAAGTGNPFFTTDTAAALRASEMGCDALLKATNVDGVYCSDPKKNSDAKKYQKLTYMEVLSQDLKVMDASAVSLARENDIPVVIFSIHKENAFLDVICGQGDFTIIQ from the coding sequence AAACAGCAATATGGTATCGATTCAGATAAAATTGAAGCCATTTCGAAAGAGGTAAAGAAAGTTCTTGATATGGGTGTTGAGGTTGGCCTTGTCGTTGGCGCAGGTAATATCTTTCGCGGCGTGAGCTCAGCAGCAAAGGGCATTGATCGCGCACATGCTGACTATATGGGCATGCTGGCAACGGTGATGAATGCTCTTGCTCTCCAATCTGCTCTGGAACATTTGAATATCCAAACTCACGTGATGTCAGCCATTCCGATGGATCAAATCTGCGAGCCTTATGTACGCAGAAAAGCAATGCACCACATCGGTCACGGAAGCGTTGTTATTTTTGCAGCTGGCACGGGAAATCCATTTTTTACAACAGATACAGCAGCAGCTTTAAGAGCCTCTGAAATGGGATGTGACGCTTTACTCAAAGCAACCAATGTTGATGGCGTTTACTGTTCTGATCCAAAGAAAAATTCAGATGCAAAGAAATATCAAAAACTCACTTACATGGAAGTTCTCTCACAAGATTTAAAAGTCATGGATGCCTCAGCTGTTTCACTTGCGCGTGAGAATGACATTCCAGTCGTCATTTTCTCAATTCACAAAGAAAATGCGTTTCTTGATGTGATTTGCGGTCAAGGCGACTTTACAATCATTCAATAA